Part of the Vigna angularis cultivar LongXiaoDou No.4 chromosome 1, ASM1680809v1, whole genome shotgun sequence genome, ttatataattaataaattatataaagcttgttaattaattaattagtaaaaatatagtaattaataaATGTGTAACTATTAAGTTATAAtcatctaataaataaaaaagaatattaattttaaaaatttatttaattaataaatttattttattaataaatttattgtaattaaagttgtaaattgaataattaaattagtgtaataaataataataattttaattaattatattaagcGGCGAATGTGTCtgaaatattaatacaaattattttaaactaaaagataatattaaaaataaaggatttaattaatttaaaaaatgaaaaaggttaaactgaatttaaataaaatgctAAATGACCGAaagtataatttagtttttatatataaaaaagaatgataGTTCGTAAGATGACTTGCAAATTGTGATGGATTCGAACGAGTAAATAATTGTCTTTTCTATAAACTCAAGATATCACAGAAATTTGTTgtgtaaaaagaaaatcatgaaAACTTATCAAAATtagttacttttaatttattttaataacctcaattttaataaatatttaaaatatgttacaaTGACTCATAACTCAACTTAGTTTCTacttcaatttataatatataagaatattatATTAAGGTTAACTTTAAAGTAATAGGATTATGAATTTTCATTTCGATGTTTTTAAATCGATGAATGTAGCACTCAAAAAATTCTAACGAaaatgaattcctaaaatgaagtgattttgagaaataaagTGATGCGATTTCGTTTAATATTCAGATATGCCATGAGCAGTAGGAATTAGGAATACTTGGACATAAAGCAACTCACttgaatattgaaattaaaagtgCTTGGTGCACAAAATATAGATTTCAGAACAAGAGAAATAGGTAAGTTGTGAAGTGTTAAGTTTCAAGAGGCTGAAGAATTAATTTGGGATTCTTCTCTtgagattttgttttctttttgggGGAGAAGGGTCGAATAATGAATCGTGAGAAGCGGCTCAAGTGATCCTGGAGTCCTTCCATCTGGTAATGACCAAACCGCCAATCTCGATCTATATAAGGTCGCTGTACTGGCTCATCAAGTCCACCTGTCACGAGAACCAAGAAGACTTCTTAGAAACTTTTCTGTATAACCCTCACGAGAAAATTCTAACTATGTCTATACCTATGAACATAAGCTTTTAAATGTTTCACATGGATTAACATAGccaaacattttctttttcaacatgATCACCTTGACACAAGGTGCTATATTTGCCTGGCGTAGCCTTTCTCAAAGGAGCCAAAACCGAAATTCAGCGGGAGGCATTCAGGTCTGAGGGAACAGTACTCTGATACATGGTCTGAGGGAACAGTATTTTGGGACTAATGTATAGCAggttcatttttcttaattataggCATATGCAATCTCAATTAGACATTCTAAATCTAACTGCCGTGGATCTTAAATGggttttatataattatagttGATTTGGTTCACAGTCCATTGTAATTGATTGTCTTGACTGAAGTAATACTTATTATGCAACTGCTGTCTAAGCCATTACCTATTGGGTTTTCATGTAATTTGTTGCCAAAGTGGCAAGGCATCAACTAAATTAACAAGGCGAGATCATACTAATACAGTTAAAGAACAATCGGAAAACTTTACAATCATATCATGAGTAAATAATTACCTGCATACATTAAACGGTGTTTATTCACAGCCCGATAAAATGGTCTCGTTTTCTTCTCTTTGGCAGCTCTTTGGAGTTCATCCCATGCTCGTTCACGATCTTCACGTGTAACTTTGCCCGTGTTCACAATCTGCAATCAAGAGCCCATAGGAAGTGATTCAAAACTAGACAGAGCAAATGTCACGGAAAAGCAAATACAGACAGGGAGTTCGAACTTTAGAAAATAGATGGTAAGAGGGGCGAGGGATCCGTGCAAGATTATTTGCCCGGTCAACTGCAACAAGTCCGAACTTGGGACCATATCCATCGGCCCATTCCCAGTTATCAGAAATAGTCCAGAACAGGTAACCAAGTACACGTACACCCTGTAgaacaattattataaaaattctaCAATCAAATTGGTGTTTATGaaataataagttaattttaaggaaataaaatttaatccaCTATCAAAACCATTTTTATGGCAGCATAAACAGCTAGCAAATGCTCCAAGAGATATGGCCGGCGGATCAAATCTGTCTCATCCGAAACCCCATTTTCAGTAATGATGAAGGGAATTTTTAGATGTCTGTATCTTTCATGGAATTGAAGCAACATGCGGTATAAGCCATCAGGGTATACCCCACGACCAGATTCACTATACTCATCATTTTCCACCAGCTTCAGGCCTGCCCCCGAAACCACTTCCTGAAATAAATGTCAGAATTGATAGTGTGTATGCCAGATTTCATCCATAGTGCATGTCAAGGTTAATAAAGCAAACCTGCCCATAGTAGTTTATGCCTATATAGTCCAGCTTTTCAGATATTCCATCAATGTATGGGAAGAGAGTCAATGAATTAGCCAGTGAAACAGCAGCAATGTCATACAAACCATAGGGTCGCATAAATGACACATGATGTGCTACACCAACTATTGAATTTAATGGGTTACTGCCAAAAAGATATTATAGTTCAGATAACTAGaaacataaaaatagaaaagagacTGAGTGGTCAACTCCAAATGTTTAGCTTACGTATATGAAGGGATAAGGCATAAAAGAATTGATTGCAATAGAAAGGTATAGTAGCCACGAACTCAGACAGAGAATGGACATGGACAAAAGCTAATAGATAAAGTTTAATATTAATGAGCCCAAGAAAAGAGGATAAATATCATAGACATTTTTAAATTCCATAATCAGGTCTATGATGATCTATATGCGCAATATAAACTTGCAACAAATCTAAAGCTCCAACGAGAAAGAAAAACCTTTGTCCGTGGATGTAATCATATGCCTTTGAGTGTGCAACAGACATCCAATGCATGGCCTGCTGAAAAACACCAGTTGGAAGTGCTGAAGTTGCGACCTCAAGCATATCAGGATGACCTCCAGGCCAAGCACCAGCACAGTAAGTAAGCATACAGAAGACATGGGGCTCATTAAATGTTACCCAATAGTCTACCAAATCTGAGACACTGTCTACAACAAGCCTACATGAAAAGAGAGGATATGAGAAAAAGTTTCATGAATATACTATCATAAGATGAGTAACTCGATAGGACTAGACAATAATGTGATCTAAACAGGAACATTGATATTCATGAAAAGAACAAATCGTATATAGAAGCAGGAATTTCAATCTCTAAACTTTCTCAAATATgcattaaataaacaaatgcATGTAATTAGTAGTCATAAGTAATGAGATGGAAGGATGGTTAAATGTGACATTGGAAActcaaactaaaatattataatggaGTCTAGATAGAGAATTCACAGAGGAACACATTATCAGCTTTTCATTTAACTTTCGAATGATTTTCTTAGCAATTAGCGCGGTTCAATTGCTGCTCTGGTAAGAAAATAATAGCATACAGATAACAAACACTAAAGGAAAAACTAACCTGGTAAAGTCCATGAAATAATCCACTGTCTTTTCCAGCTTCCAACCGCCATATTCACCAGCCCAGGGTGGAAGTGAGTGATGGAAAAGTGTAAGCATCACCTTCATTCCATATGATCGAACCCTATTGATAATCCACTTATACCGTTCCAATGCAGCATAGTTAACCTAAGAAAGAGCAACACCTGAGTTACTCATAGTTATTGATAAGGTTCAACATAAAACTGAGAATTGAAAAGCATGTTCATAATCTCCACTAAAGCTTTTGACTGAATAAGCTTCGCCATGAATGGCACCGTAATTTTTTATCGTCATTTTGAAAGGTCCGCTTCTAACTTACAGATTCATTAAGGCTGTTTACTGGCTCCATTGGCATGATTCTTGTCCAATCTATTCCCATGCGAAAAACGGTAACACCAGTATCCTTGGCCAAATTTATTTCTGTTTCAGGATCAGACCAAAATCTTAACCTCTCCTCCCTGAAAATCAGAAATTTCTTACAAGATAGCCATAAAGCTACAGCGTTTTCTACTTTATGGAGGTGTGGAGGGTAAAATTCTCAATTTTGAATTAAGAGAGTTACATAATGTTTACAAAAGGAGTTTTATAGGAATCTGCCAATGTTTTGATACTCTCAATATCATCATTGATTTTGAGGTAATTACTATAAAATAACgtcaaaacaaaataatcacaGGGCTTACGGGCGTGGAACATTATGCCAAGCAGTTACATTAGGACGAGgttcttcttccccttcttttCCTTCCACTTCCAAGTACTTCTCAAATCCCCTAATCATGGCCTCCATAGCCAACTTAAGAGGCTTCCTGCCCCGCGGAGACGTCACGGCCCGCTGGGAACCACCGTCGCCAGAAGCAGAACCCATCACAGCATCCACTGTCTGCCTCCCCTCGGAGTCACCGGTCTTTTCCTCAGCGAACTggatccaagcatcatcaagcctGTCCTCGACATGAGCCGGTGCTGTACCCAGACCAAAGAAAAACTCTTCttctgaaacaaaaaataaaaaaatataactcgTATCCTTCTCCATGTGCTTTCAAACAAACACCTAAAGAGCTCACTTTTCATACACCTTAAAATTCACAGCCTCTTAACCTCATCGTATGCTATTAAACAAACACCTAGAGAGCTTACAGGAAGTTACGGGTTATAGATAATTCTACAGAAACCTTGAAAATGCTGCCGAAATTATCCCAAACACGAATTTCATCTACAATGATTACATGACTTTTGTAACTGCAACTTGATTAAATTCGTAATTAAAAGCACTCAATCATAATATAGAGTTTCTGTGTAATTGAACTTAATGGACATGACCCTGAAAACGCTCCCTTCCGCTAGGTCGTTGAGAACAAAGGCTTTTGACGAGGGAAACAAAACGTTACTGATGAAGAGAGAGCGTTTTACTGTAAGTTACCGGAGACGTTGAAGTCGGCGAGAGTGTCGGAAGTTTCGTCGATAGGGGAGCGGAATCGGCGAAGGTTGTTCTTGCGGAAGCGGGAGTAGGAGAAGGCGTTGGCGGCAACGGTGAGAGTAAAGAGAGCTCCGGCGAGCTTGGTGGCGGTGAGGAAGAGCGCGACCAGCGTCATCGTAATGCGTGTTTCAGTTGCTAAGTAACCCTCTAAGCCatgaaaaatagaagaagatgaCAAGGTGCGCGTGATCTCCACGTCACTTCCCCCAAATCAACGACGCTACTTTCACCGGCGTTTTCTGAACTTAGTCTCTCACTGCGAAAGATTGAGAGTGAGTGTTGTATCCACGTGGCGCGTGCCAGCATAGGAGTGTCTATATGGAATTTTTGTTGGATAActgtcattttttatttgtcttcAATCTACCAGAACACGAAGATGCATGAATATTCTCAACGATATTTTATTTAGAGCTTTTTGTTTATAATGAgataatatcattatttttaacgtCGCATGTATAATAGAAAGAACATTGCATTAATTATTCATCAATACGAttgaacatttattttatatatttattacagtACAATTAAATTGTAttgatttgaaattaaaataatcacctatttttgttaaatgttataaaaataataattaaaaatgataaataaataaattaaatatttaaactattaaaatattaaggttTAATCGGTTTGActtctataattttattaaaaagtgtcaaaggttttaattattttttttctcaatttttttgaatttttgaattattttattattattatgttttatttgtttttattttaaaaatgaaaaataattaaacaatttaaaaaaatcacgaACTGTGATACCTCTCTTTTACTAGTGTTAGTATATAACTAACGATAAATACTTAATTgctttaattatttgaaaataggaattcaattaata contains:
- the LOC108323763 gene encoding beta-glucosidase-like SFR2, chloroplastic, with product MTLVALFLTATKLAGALFTLTVAANAFSYSRFRKNNLRRFRSPIDETSDTLADFNVSEEEFFFGLGTAPAHVEDRLDDAWIQFAEEKTGDSEGRQTVDAVMGSASGDGGSQRAVTSPRGRKPLKLAMEAMIRGFEKYLEVEGKEGEEEPRPNVTAWHNVPRPEERLRFWSDPETEINLAKDTGVTVFRMGIDWTRIMPMEPVNSLNESVNYAALERYKWIINRVRSYGMKVMLTLFHHSLPPWAGEYGGWKLEKTVDYFMDFTRLVVDSVSDLVDYWVTFNEPHVFCMLTYCAGAWPGGHPDMLEVATSALPTGVFQQAMHWMSVAHSKAYDYIHGQSNPLNSIVGVAHHVSFMRPYGLYDIAAVSLANSLTLFPYIDGISEKLDYIGINYYGQEVVSGAGLKLVENDEYSESGRGVYPDGLYRMLLQFHERYRHLKIPFIITENGVSDETDLIRRPYLLEHLLAVYAAIKMGVRVLGYLFWTISDNWEWADGYGPKFGLVAVDRANNLARIPRPSYHLFSKIVNTGKVTREDRERAWDELQRAAKEKKTRPFYRAVNKHRLMYAGGLDEPVQRPYIDRDWRFGHYQMEGLQDHLSRFSRFIIRPFSPKKKTKSQEKNPKLILQPLET